The Streptomyces avermitilis MA-4680 = NBRC 14893 genome contains a region encoding:
- a CDS encoding transposase family protein codes for MAACAVLAGAKSLAAIAEWAADAPPNVLARLGGPCREPDRGPVAPAEATVRRVLQRIDGDALDTAVGSWLAGRERAAGQEENAARAPAAPHDCAHRPLDHCLRGVGARLVVAGQPA; via the coding sequence CTGGCCGCGTGCGCGGTCCTGGCCGGAGCGAAGTCCCTGGCCGCGATCGCGGAGTGGGCCGCCGACGCCCCGCCCAACGTCCTGGCCCGGCTCGGTGGCCCATGCCGGGAGCCGGACCGCGGCCCCGTCGCCCCGGCCGAGGCCACCGTGCGTCGTGTCCTCCAACGCATCGACGGCGACGCGCTGGATACAGCCGTCGGAAGTTGGCTCGCCGGGCGCGAACGCGCCGCCGGCCAGGAGGAGAACGCTGCGCGAGCGCCTGCTGCGCCTCATGACTGTGCTCATCGCCCACTTGATCACTGCCTCCGAGGTGTCGGTGCGCGTCTCGTAGTCGCGGGCCAGCCGGCGTGA
- a CDS encoding NUDIX domain-containing protein — protein sequence MPSGKLDQGDPLPAGAARELFEETGITVAPGHLRLVHVVHHRQDDEVERIGFFFEATDWQGEPVNREPDKCLALTWFTVHELPDGIIEYPQAGLRGYLDETGPLVAHNWE from the coding sequence ATGCCTTCCGGCAAGCTCGACCAGGGCGATCCCCTGCCCGCCGGTGCTGCCCGCGAACTGTTCGAAGAGACCGGAATCACCGTCGCCCCGGGCCACCTCCGGCTCGTCCACGTCGTGCACCATCGCCAAGACGACGAGGTGGAACGGATCGGCTTCTTCTTCGAAGCCACGGACTGGCAGGGAGAACCCGTCAACCGGGAGCCGGACAAGTGCCTCGCCTTGACCTGGTTCACCGTGCACGAACTGCCCGACGGCATCATCGAGTACCCGCAGGCCGGACTGCGCGGATATCTCGACGAGACCGGTCCCCTCGTCGCACACAACTGGGAGTAG
- a CDS encoding ABC transporter ATP-binding protein, translating into MAGVDLELKRGEVVALVGENGSGKTTLAHLLTGLYLPDHGTVEWDQVDLATADPQSVWKSVAMVPQDYTRWPLTCRENITLGMPSDEGDAAVLRAAEEAGAMAVVAHLPDGLDTSLARSWWGGHDLSGGQWQRIALARAFHKDAPVLILDEPTSALDARIEHQVFSRLRELSAGRTALFITHRLANARVADKVIVLEKGAVAESGTYDELLRIDGLFAELHRMQEGAERDIPTPRTTRI; encoded by the coding sequence CTGGCCGGGGTCGATCTCGAACTCAAGAGGGGCGAAGTCGTTGCCCTGGTCGGCGAGAACGGCTCCGGAAAGACCACCCTGGCCCACCTCCTGACCGGCCTGTACCTGCCCGACCACGGCACCGTGGAATGGGACCAGGTCGACCTCGCCACCGCCGACCCCCAGAGTGTGTGGAAGTCCGTCGCCATGGTCCCGCAGGACTACACCCGGTGGCCGCTGACCTGCCGCGAGAACATCACCCTCGGCATGCCCAGCGACGAAGGTGACGCCGCCGTACTCCGAGCAGCCGAGGAAGCGGGGGCGATGGCCGTCGTCGCGCACCTTCCCGACGGCCTGGACACCTCGCTAGCCCGCTCCTGGTGGGGCGGCCACGACCTCTCCGGAGGACAGTGGCAACGCATCGCCCTCGCCAGGGCCTTCCACAAGGACGCCCCCGTACTGATCCTCGACGAGCCGACCTCGGCTCTGGACGCCCGCATTGAGCACCAAGTGTTCTCCCGGCTGCGGGAGTTGTCTGCGGGCCGCACCGCGCTGTTCATCACACACCGTCTTGCCAACGCCCGCGTCGCCGACAAAGTCATCGTCCTGGAGAAGGGCGCGGTCGCGGAGAGCGGTACGTACGACGAACTCCTCCGGATCGACGGGCTCTTCGCCGAACTCCACCGGATGCAGGAAGGGGCGGAGAGGGACATCCCGACGCCGCGCACGACACGGATCTGA
- a CDS encoding M1 family metallopeptidase — protein MLATAGSTVAEAGTPSGPAPGAAVRAAEPATPDRPSYDVKLRADGDGSHWAGRQTVSFRNASSRPLREVYIRLWGNGEDGCGTSGRPSPVRVSHVRGGTPGRPGVKCTALRIALPRPLARGERTAVSFDVALTVPARNNRFGREGAFRFLGNALPVLAVHDARGWHLDPYVSYGESFYTLASDFRVRLDHPSALKVPATGSTWTRPGGTGRTVTHSVAKRVRDFAWAAGPFRTATQTSPDGVRVKSYWSPNTPAAGVRLNRKDGVAAIDRFGREFGRYPYGEIDLVMTPGFAGGMEYPGLVILGTEEEGGATVHEIAHQWWYGVVGNDEYNSPWLDESFAQYANARYYRWDGFECSPDDSWPSATAALTNSMAYWSTHRGEYFQVVYGIGPCVLADLEHVLGAGTMARLIKKYAHDHWYGVSTTVDFKKAAQSMTHRDLGPFWRKHRIR, from the coding sequence ATGCTCGCGACAGCAGGCTCCACCGTGGCCGAGGCCGGCACGCCGTCCGGCCCGGCGCCCGGCGCCGCGGTGAGAGCGGCCGAACCCGCGACGCCTGACCGCCCCAGCTACGACGTGAAGCTGCGCGCCGATGGCGACGGCTCCCACTGGGCGGGCCGGCAGACGGTGTCCTTCCGCAACGCCTCCAGCCGGCCCCTGCGTGAGGTGTACATACGCCTGTGGGGCAATGGCGAGGACGGCTGCGGGACATCCGGAAGACCGTCCCCCGTCCGCGTCTCCCACGTGCGCGGCGGCACTCCGGGCCGCCCCGGCGTGAAGTGCACGGCGCTGCGCATCGCTCTGCCGAGGCCGCTCGCACGCGGTGAGCGGACGGCCGTCTCCTTCGACGTGGCCCTCACCGTGCCCGCACGCAACAACCGCTTCGGCCGCGAAGGCGCGTTCCGCTTCCTGGGCAACGCGCTGCCGGTCCTCGCCGTGCACGACGCGAGGGGGTGGCACCTCGATCCGTATGTGTCGTACGGCGAGAGCTTCTACACCCTGGCGAGCGACTTCCGGGTGCGCCTCGACCACCCGTCCGCCCTCAAGGTCCCGGCGACCGGCAGCACATGGACCCGCCCCGGCGGTACCGGGCGTACGGTCACCCACAGCGTCGCCAAGCGGGTGCGGGACTTCGCATGGGCGGCGGGCCCGTTCCGCACCGCGACCCAGACCTCGCCCGACGGCGTGCGCGTGAAGTCGTATTGGTCGCCGAACACGCCCGCCGCTGGTGTCCGCCTCAACCGCAAGGACGGCGTCGCCGCCATCGACCGGTTCGGCAGGGAGTTCGGCCGCTATCCGTACGGCGAGATAGACCTCGTGATGACCCCCGGGTTCGCCGGCGGCATGGAGTACCCCGGCCTGGTCATCCTTGGCACCGAGGAGGAGGGCGGCGCCACCGTCCATGAGATCGCCCACCAGTGGTGGTACGGCGTCGTGGGCAACGACGAGTACAACTCACCCTGGCTGGACGAGAGTTTCGCTCAGTACGCCAACGCGCGCTACTACCGCTGGGACGGGTTCGAGTGCTCGCCGGACGACTCCTGGCCGAGCGCCACCGCCGCGCTCACCAACTCGATGGCCTACTGGTCTACACACCGTGGCGAGTACTTCCAGGTCGTGTACGGGATCGGCCCCTGCGTCCTGGCCGACCTGGAGCACGTCCTCGGGGCCGGCACCATGGCGCGCCTCATCAAGAAGTACGCCCACGACCACTGGTACGGCGTCTCCACCACCGTCGACTTCAAGAAGGCCGCACAGTCGATGACGCACAGGGACCTCGGCCCCTTCTGGCGGAAGCACCGCATCCGCTGA